Proteins from a genomic interval of Maniola jurtina chromosome 8, ilManJurt1.1, whole genome shotgun sequence:
- the LOC123867432 gene encoding exosome complex exonuclease RRP44 isoform X2, giving the protein MWTTKTFLTKTKRGNVLKIVREHYLRDDLLCGSAACNVCPQKDEDYVLEANPESICALFDYNHYLVLDTNVVLHQIDVLEEDALKNVIILQTVLEEVKHQNTAIFQRLLEIIGNKKRKFYSFVNEHHKDTYVERNPGEKQNDRNDRAIRKAAGWYSSHLSINNVAGQFPQIVLMTDDENNRKIAQEEGIVCCSVKDYIENVNGFVGLVDKLSKNVIPESCTKDALYPAHLTPSQIHAGIRNGKLHQGTFHASRDNFLEGTASVSGQEKPVLLQGHIGINRAIDGDIVAIEILPKEEWSKPSDIVLEDKAEDPGDFLEDSTLIKPKVDTADDDITPTGKVVGIIKRKWRQYCGILLPSKFPGATRHLFTPAEKRIPRVRIETRQSDILVSQRILVALDSWPRNSRYPLGHFVRSLGRIGDKNAENEVILLEHDVPHARFSEAVLACLPPNDWTIPEEEIKKRVDLRSICVCSVDPPGCTDIDDALHARALPTLTKDGLRKYDVGVHIADVTYFVRPNTALDKEAAARSTTVYLVDKRIDMVPDLLSSNLCSLRGGEERLAFSCVWEIDENANVLSTKFHKSVIKSRAAMTYEEAQIAIDEKSRNDEVAASLRTLNALAKKLKQKRLDNGALLLASPEIRFQVDSETHDPVEVQAKKIVDTNSMVEEFMLLANVSVAEHLAAEFPQCALLRRHPAPPPANFHTFLKAARQQGFELDVSTNKAFSKSLNEAVIPGRPYFNTLLRIMATRCMQQAVYFSSGTKTQDEFYHYGLACPIYTHFTSPIRRYADVIVHRLLAACIGADVTHATLLDTKHADALCDNLNYRHRQAQYAGRASVALNTHILFKNREEIEAAVVLAVKRNALQVLIPKYGLEGPLYLPSDKFVYNEEENVQICGGTVLKTFDELTVRLTLDSSNLQHRKLVFQLVTPYIPGVSYVKEKSQSTQESMDVEIVNITESVQSEKKRKKKSKNIGDTEGEQKAMDVEIVNITESVSMEKKRQDTVDTKSKKKKCKNKDDSEDKQEATDVEIVDITGSDDSEKKKKQTVDTKSKKKKSKK; this is encoded by the exons ATGTGGACGACAAAAACATTTCTTACTAAAACAAAACGCGGCAATGTTTTGAAG ATTGTTAGGGAGCATTACTTGCGTGATGACCTACTATGCGGCTCGGCTGCGTGTAACGTTTGTCCGCAAAAAGACGAAGACTACGTTTTGGAGGCAAACCCAGAATCTATCTGTGCCCTATTTGACTATAATCATTATTTAGTGCTTGATACTAATGTGGTATTGCACCAGATAGATGTATTAGAAGAAGATGCtttgaaaaatgtaataattttacaaaCAGTGCTAGAAGAAGTGAAGCACCAGAATACTGCAATATTTCAAAGATTACTTGAGATCATTGGGAACAAGAAGAGGAAGTTTTACTCCTTTGTTAACGAACATCATAA AGATACATATGTGGAACGAAATCCTGGTGAAAAGCAAAATGACCGCAATGACAGAGCTATTCGCAAAGCTGCGGGGTGGTACTCCTCTCATCTCTCCATTAACAATGTTGCTGGACAGTTCCCGCAGATAGTCTTGATGACTGATGATGAGAACAACAGGAAAATCGCTCAAGAAGAGGGTATTGTGTGCTGTTCAG TAAAGGACTACATTGAAAATGTGAATGGTTTTGTGGGACTAGTAGACAAGCTGTCAAAGAATGTTATACCAGAAAGTTGCACTAAAGATGCCTTGTACCCAGCGCATTTGACACCGAGTCAGATCCATGCAGGCATAAGGAACGGGAAACTGCACCAAGGGACTTTCCATGCTTCTAGGGATAACTTCTTGGAAGGGACAGCTTCTGTTAGTGGGCAAGAGAAACCT GTTCTTTTACAAGGTCATATAGGTATAAACAGAGCGATAGATGGAGACATAGTGGCCATAGAAATATTGCCCAAAGAAGAGTGGAGCAAACCTAGTGACATAGTTCTTGAAGACAAAGCGGAAGATCCAGGAGATTTTCTAGAAGATTCCACATTGATCAAACCTAAGGTTGATACTGCAGATGATGATATAACTCCTACGGGGAAAGTTGTTGGGATTATCAAGAGGAAGTGGAGACAGTACTGCGGTATATTGCTGCCTAGCAAATTTCCTG GTGCAACGCGTCACTTATTCACGCCAGCTGAGAAACGTATACCAAGAGTGCGCATTGAGACGCGTCAAAGCGACATACTGGTGTCGCAACGGATTCTAGTTGCATTGGACTCCTGGCCTAGGAACAGTCGATACCCTTTGGGCCATTTCGTAAGATCTTTGGGGCGTATTG GCGACAAGAACGCGGAAAACGAAGTGATATTACTGGAACACGACGTTCCTCATGCGCGGTTCAGCGAAGCCGTGCTTGCTTGCTTGCCGCCTAACGATTGGACCATTCCTGAGGAG GAGATAAAAAAACGCGTGGATCTCCGTTCGATATGCGTTTGCTCGGTCGACCCTCCCGGCTGTACCGATATTGATGACGCTCTGCACGCGCGGGCGCTGCCCACTCTGACCAAAGACGGCCTCCGGAAGTACGACGTGGGAGTCCATATCGCTGACGTCACGTACTTCGTCAGACCTAATACTGCGCTGGATAAGGAGGCGGCGGCACGATCGACAACTGTTTATTTGGTCGATAAAAGGATAGATATGGTTCctg ATCTGCTTAGTTCCAATCTATGTTCGTTGCGCGGCGGCGAGGAGCGTTTGGCGTTTTCTTGTGTTTGGGAAATCGATGAAAACGCCAACGTTTTGTCCACCAAGTTCCACAAAAGTGTCATAAAG TCTCGTGCCGCGATGACGTACGAGGAAGCGCAAATAGCGATAGACGAGAAATCGCGCAACGACGAAGTAGCGGCCTCGCTGCGCACTCTCAACGCGCTGGCCAAGAAACTGAAGCAGAAGCGCCTCGACAACGGCGCCTTGCTGCTCGCCTCGCCCGAGATACGGTTCCAA GTGGACTCTGAAACACACGACCCGGTTGAAGTGCAGGCAAAGAAGATCGTAGACACGAACTCGATGGTGGAAGAGTTCATGTTACTCGCGAACGTGAGCGTTGCAGAGCACTTGGCGGCCGAATTCCCGCAATGTGCGCTGTTGCGCAGGCATCCTGCACCCCCGCCTGCCAACTTCCACACTTTCCTCAAGGCCGCTAGACAACAG GGTTTCGAATTAGACGTTTCGACGAACAAAGCCTTCTCAAAATCCCTGAACGAGGCGGTGATACCCGGCCGGCCGTACTTCAACACGCTGCTGCGTATAATGGCGACGCGCTGCATGCAGCAAGCGGTGTACTTCTCGAGCGGCACCAAGACTCAAGACGAGTTCTATCACTACGGACTGGCGTGCCCCATTTATACGCACTTTACCTCTCCTATACGAAG ATACGCAGACGTCATAGTGCACCGGCTGCTGGCCGCGTGCATCGGCGCAGACGTGACGCACGCAACACTGCTCGACACCAAACACGCGGACGCACTCTGCGACAACCTCAACTACCGGCACCGACAGGCGCAGTACGCCGGCCGCGCGTCTGTGGCGCTCAACACTCAC ATCTTGTTCAAGAACCGTGAAGAGATCGAGGCGGCGGTAGTGCTGGCAGTTAAACGCAACGCGCTGCAAGTGTTGATTCCCAAGTACGGGCTCGAGGGACCGCTCTATTTGCCATCCGATAAATTTGTCTACAATGAAGAG GAAAACGTACAGATATGCGGCGGCACCGTACTCAAAACCTTTGACGAACTCACAGTGAGACTGACTCTCGACAGTTCAAATTTACAACACAGAAAACTAGTTTTCCAACTAGTAACACCGTACATACCCGGCGTTAGTTACGTTAAAGAGAAATCGCAGAGTACACAAGAGTCAATGGATGTCGAAATTGTAAATATAACGGAGAGTGTCCAATCGGAgaaaaagagaaaaaagaaaTCTAAAAATATAGGTGACACAGAGGGTGAACAAAAG GCAATGGACGTCGAAATTGTAAATATAACTGAAAGTGTGTCAATGGAGAAAAAGAGACAAGATACAGTAGATACTAAGAGTAAAAAGAAGAAATGTAAAAACAAAGACGACTCAGAGGATAAACAAGAGGCAACAGACGTCGAAATCGTAGATATAACGGGGAGTGACGATTCGGAGAAGAAGAAAAAGCAGACGGTAGATACTAAGAGTAAAAAGAAGAAATCTAAGAAATAA